The sequence TCACCAGTTACAGTTTGATGTTGGAGGTTCTTAGCGTGAGAGACTGCTTTATTATGAGCTATTTATAGTCCATCCACCTTATGGGCCCTATGAAGGATAATGAGAACCATGAACTGGCACAGAGTCATTATCTGTGacaaaagaggtgtgtgtgtgtgtgtgactgaagaTGTGCTGTGGGCGGGAACAGTATAATTACAACCCAAAGATATTTATACTGAACTGCCAGACTGAACTTGGTGACAGAACATTAATCTCTGCCTTCTCTCCTCAGATACAGCTGTACTGTCTGGGCGTGGACTTCTGGCGCTGTGGTGACATCTGCTGGCAGATGATGTCTTACATTTATGGATGTAAAATGAACTGGATAGACTGGGTATGTAATAGTATTCGACTAGTATTGGACTTGATAGACTACAATGAGCACATTATGGAAGATAAAATAAAGTTATTTGTAGACTTTTACAAGGCATTTGATACAGTtgaacattattttattttttgagaCTCTTCCATTGTTTGGTTTTGTTCAATATTTTCAAATTGTAATTAAGACAATTTACAATAATAGTAACAGCTCTGTTAAATTATCCCATGGAACTTCACAAAGATTCGACATTAGACGTGGAATGCCCAATTTCTcctttcttatttttattggtcacacaaGTTATGGCACTTCATATAAATAAGGATGGTTTTAGGGGTATTCAGATACAAGACAAAGAGATCAAATGTTCACAATTGGCTGACGACACCAACATTTTTTGGAAAGATCATAATGAAGTCAAGAAAGCTATTGAGTGTATTAATGCCTTCACACACGTATCAGATTTATCTCTGAATattaggaaatgtgaattatttgcATTGAAAAAATGTGACTGAATCTCAGTGTGTAATATCCCTGTAAAATATGTGATCACATATCTTGGTATTACAGTTAGCAAAGATCCGAAAGATTTAACTCCTGGTTATTAAGAGATCTTTCTTTATCTGGACGTGTACTTTTATCACAATCTGAAGGTCCAGATGAGTTTATTACCTCCCTTGACTTGGATGTTCCTCTGTCAGTAACTCAAATGGTTGATACTAAATGATTTAACTTCATATGGAGGAATAAACCTCATTATTTCAGAAAAGCGGTAATATGTAGCACCCAAGGTGAGGGAGGGTTGAATGCTCTGGATATTAACACCTCTAATATAATATCTAAGATCAAATGGATACAAAACTATTGAAGAAATAAGGGTTGCATCTGGAATATCATCCCTAATTTAATATTCCAACACACGTGTGGTCTAGAATTCTTACTCAAATGCAACTTTGATATGGGTAAAATCCCTATTAAGCTTGCAAACTTTCATAAACAAGTACTTCTAACTTGGAACATCATGTACAAACACCATTTCCCGTCATAGGTTTACAATCTGGAATAATAGAGacataaaatacaaaaacaagtctTTGTTTTTCCAGAACTGGTTtgacaacaacattatttgggttaAACAAttatagaatgatggagaactaTATGATTATCCAGAATGTATTACAACACACAATGTTACATTCACTCCTGAGGAGTATAAACttgttgttagagctgtccctaaaggtgttCTTCttttaggagaatataacaaCACTCCAAGTGCAACTGTTGAGGATTTTGTAGCCTCAATACAACTAGAAGGAATTGACATTTTAAACGTAATAACATGTATATAAGGACACTATGTCAATATGTTACTATTCCTCTGCTAAAATGTACTGGactgcagccctagaacaagtgaactggaacaaAGTTTTGTTGTTGTCTGGTAAATATTGTATATCTAATAAGGTGAAAGAAGTATCATACAAACTCATTCATAGAATCAACCCTGTAAAGACCTTTATTATACACAGATTTAAAATAGCTATTGATAACAAAAGTGTATTTTGTAATTGTGACCCAGAGACTCTTGACCATTTATTTTGGGACTGCTCTTATGTCAGAAGATTTGTGTGAGTTAGAAGATTTTATTTTAAAGGAAACAACTATTAATGTTAATTTGAAAGACTCtgttatgttttattttgaaCCAAATGATATGGACCCTGATTTAACATTCATTGTTAATTTGCTTATCTTTCATGGAAGATTCTTTGTCCATAAAATGAAGTGGGCAGAGAACAAACCCCTTTTCACATTACTTCAGATAGAATTGGAATATTATTTTGAAATAATCAGTAAATGTAAAAGCAATACGCACCATGAAAGTATTTAACAAATGTAAAATGAATCTTGATATGTAATACCAGTCTGTTAGGTTTATGTACATTTCTGGTTTTTGTATATTAGGTTTATGTACACTTGTATATTTGGTTTATGTACACTTGTTTGTATATTTCTGGTTTATGTACTCTTGTTTGTATATTTCTGGTTTATGTACTCTTGTTTGTATATTAGGTTTATGTACTCTTGTTTGTATATTAGGTTTATGTACTCTTGTTTGTATATTTCTGGTTTATGTACTCTTGTTTGTATATTAGGTTTATGTACTCGTTTGTATATTAGGTTTATGTACTCGTTTGTATATTAGGTTTATGTACTCTTGTTTGTATATTTCTGGTTTATGTATATTTCTGGTTTATGTACACTTGTTTGTATATTTCTGGTTTATGTACATTTCAGGTTTATGTACTCTTGTTTGTATATTTCTGGTTTATGTACTCTTGTTTGTATATTAGGTTTATGTACTCGTTTGTATATTAGGTTTATGTACTCTTGTTTGtatatttctgtttgttttgtattAGTTGTGTTTATAttaagattttaaaaaatgtttttaaaagatGGCTCCATCTGAGAAGCTAATCTCATGAGGTTTGGTACATTATTAGCTGTCTGCAAACAGAACTCTGCAGTGTTATCAGACACAAACAACTAACATATCACACAGTCTCTGTCAATTTTATTGCTTCAGTCAAATCACAACAAACTGTACAACAATCGTTCAGTTTTTCAGTTCTTCTGTTAGTGCTTGGATCAGTATCCGCTGCTCACGGAAAGAAGGATAGATTGATGCCCGGAAGGAAGTTAAAGAAGGATAGATTGAAAGTTAAAGAAGGAGAGCAAGAAATAGACCACCATTGATGGTCCCTTTTTCTATGATGACAATAATGACTTGCAGTATGATGTCTCATTAGTTTATCTATCTAGTCAAAGTGCTACGGTGCTACAATAACATCTGGGTCAGAGGTAATACATACTAACAGTCTGAAACCTTACAGGGAGATGAACTTGGTTTAACCTAGAaccatccccacacacacacccttatccAGGGGTAGCCAACCCTGGTACTGGAGAGTTAGAGGGTGTGCAAGCTTAGTAAGTACCAGCGTGAACACACCAGATCCAGCTAATCAATGTCTTGATGACTGattgagtcaggtgtgttagtgctaggctggaacaaaagcctgcccTCAGCCATACACCTCCAATCTACAGACAGGTGGTCCCTCAGTGTCAGGAGAATACATAAATATACAATTACATAATATACTCAATACAGTGTCAGGAGAATACATTAATATAAAATTACATAATATACTCAATACAGTGTCAATACCAGTGACGTCAGAGTCAGAGGTGACAGACTGGTTTGGATTGCTGCTACATACTGAACTCCGACCTACAGGGTCATGACCTTCTTTCATATAGTGCATTTAGAGACAATTCATGAGGGAATAAGAGAAGGGagatagaggacaggaggagtaGACTTTCACCCAGGTGTTGGTTGCAGAGGGTAGAAAGGGATGTGCAGCTGATAGACTGTACCGTAGTttggtctatgtgtgtgtgtgtctaactgaCAGACTTCAGTTTGACCCAGGGGTTGGTCCCACGGACCTCCATGGGTGGATTGTTGGCGAAGATGTGGTTGCAGAGCTCGTCCAATGGCGGCTCAGGGTCAGAGATCGCAAACTGGGCCGCATCCTCGATCACTTTCCTGATCTCTACATCTATCTCCTAATGGTAGGGAGGAAGGAAGTAGGTAttgaaggaaggaagaaggaaagaaagaattgGACCACCTgtgtctgtatgtttgtgtgtctatgtgtatgtttgtgtgtctgtctgtatatttgtTTGTCGGTGAAGGTGTGAGTACCTTGATCTCCTCCACAGAAGCCATGTTGTTGGACAGCATACGCTCCTTCAGCATGGTTATGGGGTCACTCTTACTGCGCACTTCCTGGATTTCCTCACGTGAACGGTAGCTACAGGACATTACACCACACACAGGAAGAAGAGGAGTTAGACCTTATTAGCAGGGTTCGGCTCCAGCCCTTCGttgacgagagagagaaaacacacacacacacacacacacacacacacacacacacacacacacacacacacagagagagagagagagagcgatagagcaagagagagctagCTCGCGCTGGAATTGAAGCGATGGTACAGTGTTATTAGGCACGTCCCAAACCAACACTGAACGACACTGGGTGAGCCTACAGGACAGGCTACATTGGAGAGTGAAGTAGAGCGGCTACACAAGgtagagggcaagagagagagaaaggaggggtgtGGTGAGGAGTGAGGAGGTGGAGAGAAACCAGGGGTCGGGTGACGGtcacagggtcaggggtcagagatcACATCTCACCTAACCCCGGGGTCGCTCATGCTGTGTCCATGGTAACGGTAGGTCTCCAGCTCCATCACAATAGGACCCTGGCAGAGAGGTTTCAAAGCCAGGAGACTCATAATGCTAACCAATGCTCCTATGACACAGCTGAATGGCCTGATCAGGGTATTCTACACGCTTGGAAAGTGGAGACTTCATAAAACATCAAAAAGTTAACATTACTGGTGACACCTTGCAGCAaagatatagaactgatatatgGTCTGTCccttgcagttttggaaactgcATCGACATTTGAGGTGGCTAATTAATGGTAAATAACTTAATTGTTTTGTCTCACAGTTAGCTGAtgattagctagccagctaaaatTGTTTACAGTTAGTAAGCAGTTGTGTCTACACTATTTTTCTAGCTACAGTTGCGCCGCAAAGTCAATTACCTGTCTCCAAAGATGACCTGATGTCTCTATATCTATGCTCTTTGGCCCTGTAGCACACCAGGAGCACCATAAGTGGTTAAACTGGGAACAGTTACAGCTCTGTTCTATAGTCTCTTCCACAGACTGCCTTTATTCTACTGGTCACTGGGCTGAGCCTCCCTCTGTCAAGCAAGAGACACTGGTGTGATACTACATGCTGATCAGCCTTCTGAGATTTCACTGTCTGAGACAAAGTGATTCTTAACACACTTCAAGCTCTTAAATCAGTTATAACTTTCTCTGCCCCAATCAGAACTCATCTTTTCCAGCTCTACAAGCCATTATAGCTcaccttcccagctctgcagtaGTCTGCAGCAAACTTGATGGCCTCCCTCACACACAGAACGTCCATGCCATCCACCTACACCACAGGGACGGAGGGGTTAATATAGCAAAGATACActcactcactgtgtgtgtgtgtcctaccttgATTCCAGGTATATAGTCTCCTCTCTTGAAGTAGTCAGTGCTAGCAGAGGATCTCTCTACAGACGTCCCCATGCCAAACTTGTTGTTCTCACAGATGAAGATACACGGCAGCTTCCACAGAGCCGCCATGTTGAACGACTCAAAGATCTGGCCCTGATTGGACAAGATAAGagacaatgatgatgatgatttaaTGACTTCATTGTAACCGTTAGATAGACCTCACCTGGTTGGCTGCTCCGTCTCCGTACAGTGCCACGCACACCTGGTTGTTGCCTTGGTACTGACAGGCTAGTGCCACACCTGCCCCTAATGGAAcctgtagacacacacaaacacacagtgagaatgcacgggtgtgtgtgtgtgtaagtgaccTGTTCAGATAGTTACCTGAGCCCCCACGATTCCGTTCCCTCCATAAAAGTGTTTAGCGTACATGTGCATAGAACCACCTTTACCCTTGGCCACACCCCCTCTAcgacctgagagagggagagatagcgagaggtcagagagagaggggggagatagagagaggtcagagggagagagagagagaggtcaaagggagaggggggagagagcgataGAAAAATAATAGAGAAAGAGATTAGATATCTATTTCAGGTAGAAGTTGTAGAGATCTAAGATCAGTTAAACTTCTTTAAAGCCTGACTGTAACCATTAGGGGGAAATAGAGATCTGACCTCAGATTAATGTCTAGGTGTATCCCACCTGTGAGTTCAGCCAAGATCTCTCTTACAGACACGCCCCTTGTGAAGGTGTAGCCATGGGCGCGGTACGCCGTGATCAGGTGGTCTGTTGGGTTGATGCCCGCCTCGATGCCCATCGCACACGCCTCCTGTAACACACCACCAACAGCAGCTaggagtgagggggggggggggtatgttcTTGTGTCCCtgagagtgtgtgtttatatgctaatctaatgtgtgtgtgtgtgtgtgtggtgacctgTCCGTCGTAGAGGTGGCAGAAGCCTCTGATGATCTTCTGCTTGTACAGCTGGTCAGCCTTCAGCTCCATGCGTCTCATGGTCTGCATGGTTCTGTAGTACTGGAGGCCCTGTTCTCTGGTCAACACCGCTGTCTCAGAGGGGCCCTCCTCCAGACGGTGCAGCTCACACTTCTATTGGAAAAAAcagagaagggaaggagacagacagcTCAACCAACCAATCAGATAACAGTTTTAAGAAGGAAGTTCCCTTGTCATATCTAGGTCTAGTCCAGCAGGGCGTGCTAAAAGTGTATGTGGACTCACCTTGACGTCAAAGCTGGCCTGTGGGGTGAAGTCAGCGAAGGAGCGTGTGGAAGCCACCATCCTGGccccctgcagagagagagaatgacacatGAGAGagcgatacacacacacacaggaaatacAAGTCTAATAGCCAGCCACCCTCCTCCCCAGGCTAAATCCACCCACAGTGTGAAAGGAGGACTGGGATTTCTGCAGAAGGAACGTGGCTGTTTGAGGTTCAGGTTTCTCTGttagagccagccagccagtcagatacTAACTAATGGTATTGGTGGTTGTCGGTGTGTTGCTGGGGCTTGCGGTGAGGTTATATTGACATATTCGGACAGACCAATTAGCAGCTGGGGAACAGAGGAACCATCCAATCAGACCAAAGCACGGCCAGAGGTGTCTGACAGCTGCCCTAAAAGGGAGGAGCAGAGGGTCGGGACAAAGCAGACTAATCTGTTGTCAGAACTATCACTATCTACCACAGTGCACCAGTCAGGGCCTCTATCAGTACACACACAGGCTGTTTTCTATATGAGCTGTTTTGTGTTCATGGTCTGACGGGCTAAATCAGGCCTACAGGACAGGCTGTACAGCAGAGCTATGAGCTCCTTACCTCTGACACTGTTTGGGCTCCCTACAAGAAAGCCGGGGACAGAAGGGGGGAGtgcgagagagaaggggggggggggggggggggtgatagagTGAGGGGAAAAGTAGtcattgggagagagaggagaaaatgaGTGGTGTCTGTAATTAATCTTTAAAACACTAGGGGAACTTGTGCAAAAACTCATATAGCCCCTAGGGCCTAATATCTTTTTGACCATGAAAGGTGTGCTGATGAGTTTATGGTGAGAGAATGCGGCTGAGGGGGGCTGAAGTTCACAGAGATCATTACAGAGGAAAAACTATAGACCAGAGGCAGACAGCCAAGAGATTAGCCCCAAGAGAATAGCCCCAACATCACTAGCCTACACACCATCCTTACAGCGCCACCGTGCGGCAAACATGTAGACGCCGCAGGTAAAATTTTTGTTGTGCCCTTATACCCGCGCAAAAAACACGAGGCACCATGGACAGcaccaatattttttttaaaactgtGGCTGTAGTTCGCGTTTATGTTCTTATTGccttttaccctgttctttataAGTGTGAACCTATTGGAAATAAATAGAAGAGTATGCAATAATCTTTGGTATCCCATTACACCCTACACAACTTTGTTGAAAAAATAATCTGGCAGAATAGAGCATGCATGAACAGGCTGTCAATGTATGTAACAACTCATATAAAAAAATACCCACAGTAGACAGCGACAGTAAATCGATTTGGTTGTTGTGTTGAGTTCGTACTGACTGACCATGTTACCAGGCCTACAAGGTCAGCACTGCTAGCTGGGACTGGAGCTACTACCAACCTCTCATCCGGCAagtctggctggctagctagcttgctatctCAGTGCGAAATCACCTCGCTAACTTTCAGCATCATGGACAGCGGCACGAAGGTTGTCAGTAGACTACGTACCACATTCTTGCTGGCGTTGCCCAGTCGGAACACGTTCGAGATGAGGGTCAACATATTTTGCATGCTACTGGACACCCTGCTCTACCAGTACAGAACAGCAGACCTAATTAACAGATTAACGCCGACAACACAGATCAGCTGGTCGGGTGGCCAACTACAACTATCCCGGGGTTGGCCAATACAAAATGAAATTACATGATGATAATAAAGATTATAAACTACAGGTGCATTCCTGTACAGAAGTACCCCCGCATTCTCATCGTTCAATATCTAGCCTATTCTAAAAGTGCTTGAAATCTATTTTCAGTTATTGCCTGGCTGTATCCTTAAATGTTCTAACGTTTTCACTGCTCTGACGGTATTTGAAAAATGTATAATGTCCAGCTGCTGTCAGTCTCGGTAGCTGCCCAGGAACTTTCTCTGTCATCAGAAGAAAATAGTTTATTCACATATTTTCTACTTCTGTAACTGCTGAATCGTCGGGCAGCTAGAAGGACCATTGCCCATCTGTCCCCAGTCGTTCCCTTCACCTGAGAAAGGCAAGTGAGTCCGACCTGCCATTCACCTGATCTCACCTGTGCACAGTATAAATTAGACTACATATGCCTACATAGAGTATGTaaggaagcaggtagcctagcggttaagagtgttgggccagtaaccgaaaggtcgctggtacACATCCCTGAGCTGACTCGGTGAAAAATATGTCGAGGTGCCCTTGACCTAGGCACATAACCATTATTACTCCAGACAGGGTGGGTACAGCAGTGGTTGATGAACGGTTTAAACAGTTCAATCTGTCTGACTATTCCTGGACGTGTGAGTACTTAAATCTATCTGGTTTTAGCTCATCTCTTAGAGATGGAGTCAGAGAcacagattttaaaaaataaaaataaagttgtGTGATGGTCCTTCGAGAATTCCCTATCCCTATACCGTTCAGTAAAAGTGTGTGCCCTGCAGTACGTTTGTCTGTCCCACTGAGGGGATAGCATTCAGTGAGTGTGTGGAAGAGTTTAGTTCCATCGGGGCCGAGGGGGTTGCATGCTCTACAGACTCCCAGTTCACAAACCTGGCCTGCTACAATTTCTAACTCCTGACCCTTAATACGAATATAATTTGATTGGTTGATGTCAACATAATCAAACTCAGGAAGTAGGGTGGGCTGGGACCAATAAgaatccctcttctctctgacaTCACTCACCAGATCGCCAAGGACTACGGAGTCTACATGGAAGGCCTGGGACACACACTCAACCAATTCCCACACAAAAACATACACAAATTACCTgtacctcctctactcctcttctccAGGGGTCTGTTCATCATAGACAGAGTAGGCATTCTGAGACAGGTTACCCTGAATAACCTTCCAATAGAACGTTCTGTAGACGAGACCCTGCATTGGGCACTCAAGCACATCCAGACTACACAGGAGGGCAGTGTTGACcccagtgtgtgtttatgtgtgtctctgtcctttTGTGTCCAGCAGGATCATACCATGTGATGACTAATCAGTCCTGTACCAATACTAACAAAGGGATGTTTTATTCAATCAGATCAACCCTGAGGAGGCATTGAAAGCCCAGTGGCCAAAGTAGGAGCACTCCCAGGACAACCCCAACACCCAGTAAGAATGACACTCAACAGCTGACCAACCAGTCAGATCTAGTCTCAGCTGTTGATTAACCAATTTCTGTTAAGCCAAATTGCCAGTTCATATGGTCAAGTAGTTTAGGATGAATCCCCTTTCTCATGTTTTTTCCTGTAACTTCCTTTTACAACCACAAGATAGCGATCAAACTCCTCTCTTTTGTCAGCTTACTCACATCACATTGCAGTTTATACAATTAATCAATTTCAGATTTTAATTAGGGGTCCTAACATTGAAGGTGCAGGAACACTACAATTATTGTAAACAAAGATGGCATTTCCAGACCAGTTGATGGCGCAATAGCACACTTTAGGGCTATAACTTCTGAACTGTTGACTTTGAGTCATGCAATTTCGTAAACATTATGTACATAAGGACAGTAGAATATGTTATGTAGGTATTGTGACTAGATAGAGTACAGCTACGACTGGTAGTTACTTTTCATAGCAGTTTAGGAGAGTAatttagctaaccttaacctcagtctcctaacctgctacaaaaaAGTAACTTCTGGTCGTAGATGTATTCCCCAGTCAGAACCCTATGCGGGACCGTAAACAGATCATTGTGGGGCTCCGGCCTTGTACTAGGATGACCCTGGAATGCTGCTTGCAGCTTCAATGAATGTAATATCTATATATCTTTTCCGGGAGAGACTGATGTTTGTGACTCACTCCCTAGATCATCCCAGATCCAGGGGAATTATAATCTAGTATTTAGACCAGTTGATGTGAACGACTGAGTCAAACCAGAGGGATCTGCTCAATGAAGTTAAATGTGCAGAATATAacagatagaaatgtaatgaatAGAGCCGACATGATGTCCTTTTCTACATGACAGGCAATCTgttctacacaatacatttctatctgaacattCTGGAAGGCTGCACCCTGAACAGACCTTAGCCAACTCAACAACCTTCACTTGAAGAAAATAAAACTCTTATTTGCTCAGTCAAGTTGACTTTTAACGTGTATATGGACACTTACAACAGCTTCCTTCCTTAAAATTGTTGATAGTTGAACATGAGTAAAAGACGGATGGATACACGTGAATCACAATGAAGGATAAATATTTATTGCAAATATGTGTCATTTGTTACATAACTTTGATCAAATTGAGTAAAGATGTCCCTTTCCTTTAAATAACCCATACACACCCATTCACTCGCTCTAGTGTACACACAGATGGAGATTATATCAAATAGAATATATAAAAATAAGACCTGTGATGAGTATCTGTGAAAAACAAGCTTTAAAGCTGTAAGACCGTGTAGCATGAATAACTTGACAAAATATTAAATCCTGTTGATGTAATCatgctaatcaaatggctacccagactatttgcattaacCGCCCATCCTttattttacgctgctgctactcgctgtttattatctatgcataatcactttacccttacctaaATGTATATATTACTTCCATTACCTCGACCagccggtgcccccgcacattgactctgtatcggtaccccctgtatatagcctccttattgttcttttattttttaactttagtttatttaataaatatttttCTTCACTCTTATttgtcttaaaactgcattgttggttaagggcttgtaagtaagcatttctacacctgttgtattcggcatgtgacaaataacatttaatttgattttatGTCGAAGATATGTAGAAAAAAGGTGATAGCACTATTGACATCTGTGTTCCCAAACCAGGATCCCAGAACGTAAACAGACTCCAGAAGAAACAACCACCAAACAGACCTATACTAGACAGCATgcatatatttaagcaataaggcataaGGGGAtgtgttatatggccaatataccacagctaagggctgttcttaggtaCGACGCATCGCGGAGtaactggatacagcccttagccgtggtatattggccatataccacaaacccccaaggtgccttattgctattataaactggttaccagcataattagagcagtaaaattaaatgttttttcatacccatggtatacggtctgatatacctcggctgtcagccaatcagcattcagggctcgaaccacccagtttattttatatatatatatatatttatatatatatatatatatggtacaTAGAGGTAAACAAATTAATAGGCACCTTGTTATgcaaatagacacacacatacacacacaccgtacgGTAAGGAGGGCGGGTGCGGTGGCTGGACACTAAGGCTTTAGCAGGTAGTTGTTGTGTTGGGTCATGGTTCGTCAGTATTCATCACGTCTCACTGTGACTCCAGGGTCTGGTTA is a genomic window of Oncorhynchus gorbuscha isolate QuinsamMale2020 ecotype Even-year linkage group LG12, OgorEven_v1.0, whole genome shotgun sequence containing:
- the LOC123991287 gene encoding pyruvate dehydrogenase E1 component subunit alpha, mitochondrial-like isoform X2, with amino-acid sequence MQNMLTLISNVFRLGNASKNVGARMVASTRSFADFTPQASFDVKKCELHRLEEGPSETAVLTREQGLQYYRTMQTMRRMELKADQLYKQKIIRGFCHLYDGQEACAMGIEAGINPTDHLITAYRAHGYTFTRGVSVREILAELTGRRGGVAKGKGGSMHMYAKHFYGGNGIVGAQVPLGAGVALACQYQGNNQVCVALYGDGAANQGQIFESFNMAALWKLPCIFICENNKFGMGTSVERSSASTDYFKRGDYIPGIKVDGMDVLCVREAIKFAADYCRAGKGPIVMELETYRYHGHSMSDPGVSYRSREEIQEVRSKSDPITMLKERMLSNNMASVEEIKEIDVEIRKVIEDAAQFAISDPEPPLDELCNHIFANNPPMEVRGTNPWVKLKSVS
- the LOC123991287 gene encoding pyruvate dehydrogenase E1 component subunit alpha, mitochondrial-like isoform X1 produces the protein MQNMLTLISNVFRLGNASKNVGAQTVSEGARMVASTRSFADFTPQASFDVKKCELHRLEEGPSETAVLTREQGLQYYRTMQTMRRMELKADQLYKQKIIRGFCHLYDGQEACAMGIEAGINPTDHLITAYRAHGYTFTRGVSVREILAELTGRRGGVAKGKGGSMHMYAKHFYGGNGIVGAQVPLGAGVALACQYQGNNQVCVALYGDGAANQGQIFESFNMAALWKLPCIFICENNKFGMGTSVERSSASTDYFKRGDYIPGIKVDGMDVLCVREAIKFAADYCRAGKGPIVMELETYRYHGHSMSDPGVSYRSREEIQEVRSKSDPITMLKERMLSNNMASVEEIKEIDVEIRKVIEDAAQFAISDPEPPLDELCNHIFANNPPMEVRGTNPWVKLKSVS